The following are from one region of the Methyloprofundus sedimenti genome:
- a CDS encoding TOBE domain-containing protein yields the protein MKASARNQFTGTVNDVLIGAVNAEVHVGLKGGDTIVATITKESVEKLAIKKGQEVIALVKASQVIIVTDFGGYQTSARNQLVGAVAVVKPGTVNTEVDIELKGGEQVTASVTNDSVDTLGLRKGQSVTAIFKAGAVILAVAGCDD from the coding sequence ATGAAAGCAAGTGCACGTAATCAGTTTACCGGAACTGTTAATGACGTACTTATCGGCGCGGTAAATGCCGAAGTTCATGTTGGTCTGAAGGGAGGAGATACCATCGTCGCCACGATTACCAAGGAATCTGTCGAAAAGTTGGCAATCAAGAAGGGTCAGGAAGTCATTGCTCTGGTGAAGGCTTCACAAGTCATTATTGTCACAGATTTTGGTGGCTACCAGACTTCGGCGCGCAACCAGTTAGTAGGCGCAGTGGCTGTGGTCAAGCCCGGGACGGTCAATACCGAAGTTGATATTGAACTAAAAGGTGGCGAGCAGGTTACCGCCTCCGTTACCAACGATAGCGTCGATACCCTCGGCTTGCGTAAGGGTCAGTCTGTTACTGCTATCTTTAAGGCTGGCGCGGTGATTTTGGCTGTAGCTGGTTGTGATGATTAG
- a CDS encoding response regulator, with protein MKNTNYDTQTHNGTILIVDDTPANLAVLSDILSESNYRILVATDGLSALEQIQYLSPDIILLDVMMPGINGFETCHQLKKNPLTAFIPIIFMTGLSDLENLLRGFDEGAVDYIVKPIRPHEVLARIQAQLAQTKNLRRAEDTLDQIAFAALAFDNSGLITWLTATAVKALHACMPNTETTAYDVGCGDILPKQILDQVNSRIKKTSSNIETIINDIQVGKRFSGKVIPCQQIGEYLLLIQKNAQDWDLASLKSSFGLTAREAEILMWISRGKTNKDVGLILDTSPRTVNKHLEHIFEKLGVPTRAAAVTKVMNNNTLGLV; from the coding sequence ATGAAGAATACTAACTACGATACTCAAACGCATAACGGCACCATTTTAATCGTTGATGATACGCCTGCAAACCTGGCCGTGCTATCCGACATACTCTCAGAATCAAACTATCGCATCCTGGTAGCTACTGACGGACTATCTGCTCTGGAACAGATTCAATACCTAAGTCCCGATATTATTTTGCTAGACGTCATGATGCCTGGAATTAATGGCTTTGAAACCTGTCACCAACTTAAAAAAAATCCGTTAACCGCTTTTATTCCGATCATCTTTATGACCGGCTTAAGTGACTTAGAGAATTTACTTAGAGGTTTTGATGAAGGCGCAGTCGATTATATAGTCAAACCGATTAGACCTCACGAAGTGCTCGCCAGAATCCAGGCTCAATTAGCACAAACTAAAAACTTACGCAGAGCTGAAGACACTTTGGATCAGATTGCTTTTGCTGCGTTAGCCTTCGATAACTCAGGTCTGATTACCTGGCTAACTGCAACCGCTGTTAAAGCACTACATGCTTGTATGCCAAATACCGAAACGACAGCTTATGATGTAGGCTGTGGAGATATTTTACCTAAACAGATCTTGGATCAGGTTAATAGCCGCATCAAAAAAACATCTTCAAATATTGAAACTATCATTAATGATATTCAGGTAGGTAAGCGTTTTAGCGGAAAAGTAATCCCCTGTCAGCAAATAGGCGAATATCTGCTACTGATCCAGAAAAATGCGCAAGACTGGGATCTTGCTTCCTTGAAATCATCTTTCGGACTTACCGCAAGAGAAGCTGAAATCCTTATGTGGATTTCAAGAGGAAAAACTAATAAAGATGTCGGATTAATATTAGATACCAGCCCCAGAACAGTTAACAAGCATTTGGAACATATATTTGAAAAACTCGGTGTTCCGACAAGAGCGGCGGCAGTCACTAAAGTCATGAACAATAACACGCTCGGTTTGGTATAG
- the clpX gene encoding ATP-dependent Clp protease ATP-binding subunit ClpX → MAEKELKHCSFCDLEQAPSAPLIAGTNGYICEACVVLASQVVSSWGRKKALQEIQGPLSKPREIKQKLDDYVIGQDLAKEILSVAVYNHYKRLKFESGESGLGNASENIEIGKSNVLLIGPSGTGKTLLASTLAKIVGVPFVVADATTLTQAGYVGDDVENILVRLLDTAEGNIGKAEWGMVYIDEIDKIARSSEQSFGARDVSGEGVQQALLRLVEGSQVKVSSKGRRKDNDSSDQVLIDTRNILFIAGGAFPGLEKHVQKRLLPKDSAIGFHAAVSNSEIKPDLESMLNATEPDDLKRFGLIPEFIGRFPILAPLEPLDIDALIQILTEPKNALVKQYHQLFAYEGVELDFEQPALVAIAERALARDTGARGLRSIMEQILRKTMFELPSCEGIERCVINEDVIKCDGEIELIKREAPKQEAAQ, encoded by the coding sequence ATGGCTGAAAAAGAACTTAAACACTGTTCATTTTGTGATCTTGAACAAGCTCCATCTGCTCCTTTAATAGCGGGCACTAATGGCTATATCTGTGAAGCCTGTGTGGTTCTGGCGAGTCAGGTAGTGAGTAGTTGGGGGCGTAAAAAGGCATTGCAAGAAATACAAGGGCCTTTATCCAAACCCCGGGAAATAAAACAAAAACTTGATGATTATGTGATTGGTCAAGATCTCGCCAAGGAAATACTTTCAGTTGCGGTTTATAACCACTATAAGCGCTTAAAATTTGAAAGCGGTGAGTCAGGTTTAGGTAATGCCAGTGAAAATATTGAAATTGGCAAATCCAATGTGTTATTAATTGGCCCATCGGGTACTGGAAAAACCTTATTAGCCAGTACGTTAGCAAAAATTGTAGGCGTACCTTTTGTTGTTGCTGATGCAACAACACTGACACAAGCTGGTTACGTCGGTGATGATGTAGAAAATATTCTGGTACGTTTATTAGATACTGCCGAAGGCAATATTGGTAAGGCCGAATGGGGTATGGTCTATATTGATGAAATAGATAAAATTGCGCGTAGTTCTGAACAATCGTTTGGTGCGCGTGATGTGTCTGGTGAAGGTGTTCAACAGGCTTTATTGCGTCTGGTTGAAGGTTCGCAGGTTAAAGTATCCAGCAAAGGCCGCCGGAAGGATAATGATAGTTCAGATCAGGTTTTGATCGATACTCGAAATATATTATTTATAGCAGGCGGAGCCTTTCCTGGATTAGAAAAACACGTCCAAAAAAGGCTATTACCTAAGGATTCTGCTATTGGTTTTCATGCTGCAGTCAGTAATTCAGAAATCAAACCCGACCTGGAAAGCATGTTAAATGCAACTGAGCCTGATGATTTAAAGCGTTTCGGTTTGATACCCGAATTTATCGGACGCTTCCCCATTCTTGCTCCTTTAGAACCGCTTGATATTGACGCACTGATACAAATATTAACTGAGCCCAAAAATGCTTTAGTAAAACAGTATCATCAATTATTTGCTTATGAAGGTGTGGAGCTCGATTTTGAGCAACCGGCATTAGTCGCCATTGCTGAAAGAGCGTTAGCCAGAGATACAGGAGCTAGAGGCTTGCGCAGTATTATGGAGCAAATTTTGCGTAAAACGATGTTTGAGTTACCTTCATGTGAAGGCATCGAACGCTGTGTTATTAATGAAGACGTCATCAAATGTGACGGAGAAATAGAATTAATTAAACGTGAAGCTCCAAAACAGGAAGCGGCACAATAA
- a CDS encoding NADPH-dependent FMN reductase family protein encodes MTKIDMFFGTDTGAAPNIAKLTASSSSVDVAEKPFDISNAEVPELI; translated from the coding sequence ATGACTAAAATAGATATGTTTTTCGGTACTGATACGGGTGCTGCACCGAATATAGCCAAGTTGACTGCCAGCTCTTCAAGTGTTGACGTTGCTGAGAAACCATTTGATATCAGCAACGCTGAAGTACCAGAGCTGATTTAA
- the grxD gene encoding Grx4 family monothiol glutaredoxin, producing the protein MNTDERIQQQLSENPIILYMKGVPENPECGFSGKTVVALKSTGIPFAFVNVLASPFIREKLPKISKWPTFPQLFVKGELIGGCDIVEAMTADGSLLPILQAAIADQAVSDPGATVSHAEVEQLIKQDYPDSTVYIEGEGCDLLITVISDKFDGLSMVKQQQGVMATLTEPLGNGRLHAVSINAFTVNQWQEKQAAGSSNGLLQINV; encoded by the coding sequence ATGAATACTGACGAACGAATTCAACAACAATTAAGCGAAAATCCGATCATTCTGTATATGAAAGGCGTGCCTGAAAACCCGGAATGTGGTTTTTCAGGTAAAACAGTTGTTGCTTTAAAATCGACAGGCATTCCATTTGCATTTGTGAATGTTTTAGCCTCTCCCTTTATACGCGAAAAATTACCCAAAATTTCCAAATGGCCTACTTTTCCACAATTATTTGTTAAAGGTGAGTTAATTGGTGGCTGTGATATTGTTGAAGCGATGACGGCTGATGGCTCATTGCTGCCGATCTTGCAAGCAGCTATTGCCGATCAAGCTGTCAGTGATCCAGGTGCCACAGTGAGTCATGCCGAGGTAGAGCAGTTGATAAAACAGGATTACCCGGATTCTACTGTCTATATAGAAGGTGAAGGCTGTGATCTATTAATTACGGTGATCAGCGATAAGTTTGATGGTTTGAGTATGGTCAAGCAGCAGCAAGGTGTTATGGCAACGTTAACTGAGCCACTGGGTAATGGCCGTTTGCATGCCGTGAGCATTAATGCTTTTACAGTCAATCAGTGGCAGGAAAAGCAGGCTGCAGGTAGCAGTAATGGTTTATTACAGATTAATGTGTAA
- the nifM gene encoding nitrogen fixation protein NifM, whose protein sequence is MSHSETYDIEPYALLRIALAAFEKTPQELSSDELAQIAVQARNEQDLECRVLSSPEAAGVIVSDQELENAVKAISDRFEDEESFLNELKKNGLTPDLLASALSRQCKVENILESVASRANKISEVEIGVYYHMHPEKFVIPERRTVRHILITINDDYAENTRENALLRIQDIGEKLRRKPYKFSELAMQHSECPTALQGGELGAYPKGHLYPEIDAVLFHMKTEQLSDVIETEAGFHLILCEKIQYGETMSLKKATPKILQLMEGRSRLACQRSWLASLPKVTKIDSK, encoded by the coding sequence ATGAGTCATTCGGAAACGTATGATATTGAACCCTATGCACTTCTGCGCATAGCACTTGCCGCTTTTGAAAAAACACCACAGGAGTTAAGTTCTGATGAGCTGGCTCAAATCGCCGTTCAGGCGCGTAATGAGCAGGATCTTGAATGCCGTGTTTTGAGTTCACCCGAAGCAGCAGGCGTGATTGTCAGTGATCAGGAGTTAGAAAATGCAGTTAAAGCAATATCTGACCGCTTTGAAGACGAGGAAAGCTTTCTTAATGAGTTAAAAAAAAATGGTTTAACTCCAGATTTATTGGCGAGCGCCTTATCCAGACAATGCAAGGTTGAAAATATTTTAGAAAGTGTAGCATCAAGAGCAAACAAAATTTCTGAGGTAGAAATAGGCGTTTATTACCATATGCATCCTGAGAAGTTTGTTATTCCCGAGCGGCGCACGGTGAGGCATATTCTGATTACCATAAATGATGACTACGCTGAAAATACCAGAGAAAATGCTTTGCTGCGTATTCAGGATATTGGAGAAAAACTGCGCCGCAAGCCGTATAAATTTTCTGAGCTGGCAATGCAACATTCGGAGTGTCCAACAGCTTTACAAGGCGGTGAATTGGGAGCTTATCCAAAAGGTCACCTTTATCCGGAAATTGATGCAGTGCTGTTTCATATGAAAACAGAACAGCTCAGCGATGTGATAGAAACCGAGGCGGGCTTCCATTTGATCTTATGTGAAAAGATACAATATGGTGAAACAATGTCTCTAAAAAAGGCCACCCCGAAAATTCTTCAGCTAATGGAAGGGCGTTCCAGGCTAGCATGCCAACGGTCCTGGCTTGCTAGTTTGCCAAAAGTAACAAAGATTGATTCCAAATAA
- a CDS encoding RAD23 family protein, whose product MYDSIHLSGLKRTFFLSILIISLAACTTTTFKNAHPIDPAQVSKIQFRFVNRSESLGKSLPSADIAQRVAANLVHVGYQISTENNSLYSHDLTAEIGTTKISSTPVGFSFSSGDSDPRGRNFQKANVLPITCTLTSRGPENNQVEYSLDFANKKFLHYEQQPDEQTKLIALLVDDISTTCFNLLSNLKIKTQTRNSMSLIPRATRQKYVSPEPAPSPEYKAPDSPTPNAESQNTDSPAIGSNAASQYPESTNPEPSPEQQNGATPVPDTENQPVATPTPENTLESSWMPSFIIVNDALGEDANGLSADEVPNSNHHRKQIIIHNEGTPVILEMGYDRR is encoded by the coding sequence ATGTATGACTCTATCCACTTGTCCGGCCTAAAGAGAACATTCTTTTTATCAATCCTCATTATTTCCTTAGCAGCCTGTACGACGACAACCTTTAAGAATGCTCACCCTATAGACCCTGCTCAAGTCAGTAAAATTCAGTTCCGATTTGTTAATCGCTCTGAATCTTTGGGAAAGTCTTTACCGTCTGCTGACATTGCCCAGCGGGTAGCAGCAAACCTTGTCCATGTGGGCTATCAAATATCAACAGAAAATAACTCACTCTATAGCCATGATTTAACAGCCGAAATCGGTACGACTAAAATCAGTTCGACACCCGTAGGCTTTTCATTTTCTTCAGGAGATTCAGACCCACGCGGCAGAAACTTCCAAAAAGCCAATGTATTACCTATAACATGCACACTTACCTCCAGGGGCCCGGAAAATAATCAAGTGGAATATAGTTTGGACTTTGCCAATAAAAAATTTTTGCATTATGAACAACAGCCAGATGAGCAAACAAAACTTATTGCTCTACTGGTTGATGATATAAGTACCACCTGCTTTAATTTACTGAGTAATTTAAAAATCAAAACACAAACGCGCAACAGCATGAGTTTAATTCCCCGCGCAACCCGTCAGAAATATGTGAGTCCTGAACCGGCCCCAAGCCCTGAATATAAGGCGCCTGACAGCCCGACTCCAAATGCAGAGAGTCAAAATACTGATAGTCCGGCTATAGGCTCTAATGCAGCAAGTCAATATCCTGAAAGCACAAATCCAGAGCCAAGCCCTGAACAGCAAAACGGTGCTACTCCCGTTCCAGACACAGAAAACCAGCCCGTTGCTACACCAACTCCTGAAAACACACTGGAATCAAGCTGGATGCCATCATTCATAATCGTCAATGATGCCCTCGGAGAAGATGCAAATGGCTTATCCGCTGATGAGGTACCCAATAGCAATCATCACAGAAAGCAAATTATCATTCACAACGAAGGTACTCCGGTGATTCTGGAAATGGGCTATGACCGAAGATAG
- a CDS encoding response regulator, producing the protein MSTTVHQSITKIRRDYNSWVANETMEDYALRFAPRSFRKWSEFQVASTAFGSTSFLVLEAIGGFLSLHYGFTNAFWAIIIVGLIIFIISFPISYYAARYSIDIDLLTRSAGFGYFGSTLTSLIYASFTFTLFALEASIMSQAIELYFAIPIAWAHLISAIIVIPLVTFGITTISRLQLWTQPLWLLLLFIPYFAVITREPEALLTAKAYFGIAASGQGFNWLLFGSATTIAFSMVAQIGEQVDFLRFMPEKNATNRFRWWTATIVAGPGWIVFGVARQLGGAMLAHLAINKGVSLAHAHEPTQMYFVAYSTLIDNADIALGITTLFVIISQIKINVTNAYAGSLAWSNFFSRITHSHPGRVIWLIFNVSIALLLMEFGVFGALEKVLGLFSNITIAWISVVAAELLINKPLGLSPKIIEFKRAYLPDLNPVGLIATFLASLISILTYLGLFGDYAQAFSAFISLGLAFILTPSIACFTSYRHYLARARHYKHEIVQRQCCICENSFEHEDIAFCPAYQGSICSLCCTLDARCLDQCKPGARLNDYLENFAEYLLPKQMRLEAKLRLLRFTLLFVFLSTLTSIFICIIYYQDLLIAETYPPSFDLLFENFIKVYSSLLVFIGLCTWWLVLNGESRQVAHEEMAKQTQRLLMEIEQHKITDAKLQQAMQAADNANSAKSRFLSNMSHEIRTPLNCIVGYSHILHKDPLIPEHRLEAVEILKRSGEHLSSLIEDILDIAGIEARKFDLRYEPLNFPEFIDHLVSIYSALSEDKGLLFRCQIADPLPQKIRGDEKRIRQVLINLLNNAVKFTSTGEIVLRINYRSEVATFQIIDSGEGIETQNIEEIFLPFIRLSQSTGNAVDGSGLGLTISKILTELMGGELTVSSEKGKGSIFTVRLLLPNLKDVIDIPEEENIVGFQGKTRKILVVDDQYEQRNLIVSLLGPLGFHVENSESGEQCLSKVPDFMPDLILLDLAMSGLCGIETARQLREQNYRMPIIVLSANAYPSDRQAAIKAGSNDFLSKPLKMQDLLSKLKLHLSLNWIYQGNKTHQSIITTTAPMIIPPPNIINDLIQFVRIGDLLGLKQELNELIKSDSGYQAFALRIRTLATEFRIGEIKKILNVQNDTH; encoded by the coding sequence ATGAGTACAACAGTTCATCAAAGCATCACTAAAATTCGTCGTGACTATAACTCCTGGGTTGCTAATGAAACGATGGAAGACTATGCGCTACGTTTTGCACCTAGATCTTTCCGTAAATGGTCCGAGTTTCAAGTTGCCAGCACCGCATTTGGGTCTACTTCATTTCTGGTGCTGGAAGCGATCGGTGGTTTTTTATCTCTACACTATGGATTCACTAACGCATTTTGGGCCATCATTATTGTTGGCCTGATAATTTTTATTATCAGCTTTCCCATCAGTTATTATGCCGCTCGCTATAGTATCGACATCGACCTGCTTACCCGTAGCGCAGGTTTCGGGTACTTCGGTTCAACCCTTACTTCACTGATTTACGCCTCGTTCACTTTTACTCTATTTGCGCTCGAAGCCTCAATCATGTCGCAGGCTATCGAACTGTATTTTGCTATCCCCATTGCCTGGGCACACCTTATTAGCGCCATTATTGTTATTCCCCTGGTAACCTTTGGCATCACCACCATTAGTCGACTACAGTTGTGGACCCAGCCGCTATGGTTATTGTTGTTGTTTATCCCTTATTTCGCCGTCATCACCCGCGAACCTGAAGCTTTATTAACTGCAAAAGCCTATTTTGGTATCGCCGCAAGTGGTCAAGGATTTAATTGGCTGTTATTTGGTAGTGCCACAACCATTGCTTTTTCGATGGTCGCGCAAATCGGAGAACAAGTTGATTTCTTACGCTTTATGCCCGAGAAAAACGCTACAAACCGCTTTCGCTGGTGGACAGCCACTATTGTTGCTGGCCCGGGCTGGATTGTGTTTGGTGTCGCTCGGCAATTAGGTGGAGCCATGCTGGCTCATTTAGCGATTAATAAAGGCGTTTCACTGGCTCACGCCCATGAACCAACGCAAATGTATTTCGTTGCCTACAGCACCTTAATTGATAATGCCGATATTGCTCTAGGCATCACCACCTTATTTGTTATCATTTCTCAAATTAAAATCAATGTCACCAATGCTTATGCCGGTTCGTTAGCATGGTCAAATTTTTTCTCTCGTATCACTCATAGTCATCCAGGACGCGTTATCTGGTTAATCTTTAATGTGTCTATCGCCTTATTATTAATGGAATTTGGCGTATTTGGTGCACTGGAGAAAGTATTAGGGTTGTTTTCTAATATTACCATCGCATGGATTAGCGTCGTTGCAGCTGAATTGCTTATTAATAAGCCACTGGGACTCAGCCCCAAAATAATTGAATTTAAACGCGCCTATCTACCCGACTTAAACCCGGTCGGACTGATTGCAACCTTTCTTGCTTCGTTAATTTCAATCTTAACGTATTTAGGCCTATTCGGTGACTACGCCCAGGCATTTTCAGCATTTATCTCTTTAGGACTGGCCTTCATACTAACGCCTAGTATTGCCTGCTTTACTAGCTACAGGCATTACCTCGCCCGCGCCAGACATTACAAACACGAGATTGTTCAACGACAATGCTGTATTTGCGAAAATAGTTTTGAGCATGAAGACATTGCTTTTTGCCCTGCTTACCAAGGGAGTATTTGCTCATTATGCTGTACGCTTGATGCACGCTGTTTAGACCAGTGCAAACCAGGCGCTAGACTGAACGATTACTTAGAAAATTTTGCTGAATACTTATTACCAAAGCAAATGCGCCTAGAGGCAAAACTAAGGCTTTTACGCTTCACGTTGTTGTTTGTATTTTTAAGCACTCTAACCAGCATCTTTATCTGCATCATCTATTATCAGGATTTGCTCATCGCAGAAACTTATCCGCCTTCGTTTGATTTATTATTTGAAAATTTCATCAAAGTTTACTCTTCACTACTGGTATTTATTGGTTTATGTACCTGGTGGTTAGTTTTAAATGGCGAGAGCAGACAGGTTGCACACGAAGAGATGGCAAAACAAACGCAGCGTTTATTAATGGAAATAGAACAACACAAAATAACCGATGCAAAATTACAACAGGCCATGCAAGCCGCAGACAATGCCAATAGTGCTAAAAGTCGATTTCTCAGCAATATGAGTCACGAAATTCGCACCCCTCTAAATTGCATTGTTGGCTACTCTCATATCCTCCATAAAGACCCCTTAATACCTGAACACCGACTTGAGGCTGTGGAAATACTCAAACGCAGTGGCGAACATTTGTCCTCACTCATTGAAGATATTTTAGATATCGCAGGTATAGAAGCCCGCAAGTTTGATCTACGTTATGAACCGCTTAATTTTCCTGAATTTATAGATCATCTGGTTAGTATTTATAGTGCTTTATCTGAAGACAAAGGGCTGCTATTTCGCTGCCAGATAGCTGACCCTTTACCACAGAAAATTCGTGGTGATGAAAAGCGCATCAGGCAGGTGCTGATTAACTTACTCAATAATGCTGTTAAATTCACCTCTACTGGTGAAATAGTTTTACGTATAAATTACCGCAGTGAAGTGGCCACCTTTCAGATTATTGATAGCGGTGAAGGAATTGAGACACAGAATATTGAAGAGATATTTCTGCCTTTTATTCGTTTAAGTCAATCAACGGGCAATGCGGTTGATGGTAGTGGTTTAGGACTCACTATCAGTAAAATTTTAACTGAACTGATGGGTGGCGAGTTAACGGTAAGCAGTGAAAAGGGCAAGGGCTCTATATTTACCGTTCGACTTTTGCTGCCTAATCTAAAAGATGTTATTGACATTCCTGAAGAGGAAAATATAGTAGGCTTTCAAGGAAAAACTAGAAAAATATTAGTTGTTGACGATCAATATGAACAGCGCAACCTGATAGTTTCCTTGCTTGGACCTTTAGGGTTCCATGTTGAAAATTCTGAATCAGGTGAACAATGCCTAAGCAAAGTCCCTGATTTTATGCCCGATCTTATCTTGCTTGATTTAGCCATGAGCGGCCTATGCGGCATAGAGACAGCACGCCAATTACGCGAACAAAATTATCGTATGCCTATTATTGTATTAAGTGCCAATGCCTATCCTTCCGATCGACAAGCCGCCATAAAAGCAGGCAGTAATGACTTTTTATCGAAACCGCTAAAAATGCAGGACTTACTGAGCAAACTAAAACTGCATCTATCACTGAATTGGATTTACCAAGGCAACAAAACACATCAATCCATTATCACCACAACCGCGCCCATGATCATACCTCCTCCCAATATTATTAATGACTTGATTCAGTTTGTACGTATTGGTGATTTGCTGGGCCTCAAACAAGAACTGAATGAGTTAATTAAATCAGACTCCGGTTATCAGGCTTTTGCTCTGCGAATTAGAACATTAGCCACTGAATTTCGTATTGGAGAAATAAAAAAAATACTTAACGTCCAAAATGATACGCATTAA
- a CDS encoding SoxR reducing system RseC family protein translates to MIEEQALVTRVNGNQVYIHSMQSSACKQCVQQDSCGTALYAKILPSRELALYSHLQLNVGDTVIVGIEENHLLRASLFMYLLPLLIMLLTVGFFEGSEEMTALLAILSLTAGLYVVHRFQQSFTKNLMGPPQIIRKT, encoded by the coding sequence ATGATAGAAGAACAGGCTTTAGTCACACGCGTAAATGGCAATCAAGTTTACATTCATAGTATGCAAAGTAGTGCTTGCAAACAATGTGTACAACAAGATTCCTGCGGTACGGCGCTTTACGCAAAAATATTACCGAGCAGAGAACTCGCTTTATACAGTCATTTGCAATTGAATGTAGGTGATACCGTTATTGTCGGTATAGAAGAAAATCATTTATTACGCGCCTCTCTTTTTATGTATCTATTGCCGCTGTTGATTATGTTATTGACCGTTGGTTTTTTTGAAGGCAGTGAAGAAATGACGGCTTTACTGGCCATTTTGAGTCTGACAGCAGGTTTGTACGTTGTGCACAGGTTTCAGCAAAGCTTTACTAAAAACCTAATGGGTCCGCCGCAGATAATCAGGAAAACGTAA
- the urtA gene encoding urea ABC transporter substrate-binding protein: MKNILHKTGLTSVFSALILLAGICTTAQSAEETIKVGVLHSLSGTMAISETTLKDTMLMLIEEQNKKGGLLGKKLEAVVVDPASNWPLFAEKARELITKDKVAVIFGCWTSVSRKSVLPVIEELNGILFYPVQYEGEESSKNVFYTGAAPNQQAIPALDYLMNDIKVERWVLAGTDYVYPRTTNKILEAYLKSKGVKQEDIMINYTPFGHSEWQSIVSDIKKFGSAGKKTAVVSTINGDANIPFYKELGNQGVSAEDIPVVAFSVGEEELSGMDTKPLVGHMAAWNYFMSVDSTKNAAFIKQWHEFTKDSKRVTNDPMEAHYIGFNMWVKAVEKAGTTDADAVQKAIIGMKFPNLTGGVAQMLPNHHISKPVLIGEIQEDGQLLTVWQTNTLIKGDAWSDFLPESKPIIADWTAPINCGNYNTNTKKCSGQKF; the protein is encoded by the coding sequence ATGAAAAATATTTTACATAAAACAGGCTTAACCAGTGTTTTCTCAGCACTGATTCTATTGGCAGGTATATGCACAACAGCACAGAGTGCTGAAGAAACTATTAAGGTAGGTGTTCTGCACTCTCTTTCTGGCACGATGGCGATCAGTGAAACAACATTAAAAGACACTATGTTGATGCTGATTGAAGAGCAAAATAAAAAAGGGGGCTTATTAGGTAAAAAATTAGAAGCAGTGGTGGTTGATCCCGCATCAAACTGGCCTCTATTTGCTGAAAAAGCACGGGAATTAATTACTAAAGATAAGGTTGCTGTTATTTTTGGTTGCTGGACATCTGTTTCGCGTAAATCAGTCTTACCTGTTATTGAAGAGTTAAACGGCATCTTGTTTTATCCGGTTCAATATGAAGGTGAAGAATCGTCTAAAAATGTGTTTTACACAGGGGCTGCGCCTAATCAACAAGCGATTCCAGCGCTTGATTATTTAATGAATGACATCAAAGTTGAGCGTTGGGTCCTGGCTGGAACGGATTATGTTTATCCACGTACAACCAACAAAATATTAGAAGCGTATTTGAAATCTAAAGGTGTCAAACAAGAAGACATCATGATCAACTATACGCCATTTGGCCATTCAGAATGGCAAAGTATCGTATCTGATATTAAAAAGTTTGGTTCTGCAGGTAAGAAAACAGCAGTAGTTTCCACAATTAATGGTGATGCTAATATTCCATTCTACAAAGAGTTAGGTAATCAGGGTGTGTCAGCTGAAGATATTCCAGTAGTGGCGTTCTCGGTAGGTGAAGAAGAGTTGTCAGGTATGGATACTAAGCCTTTAGTAGGGCATATGGCTGCCTGGAATTATTTTATGAGTGTCGACAGCACTAAAAATGCGGCTTTTATCAAGCAATGGCATGAGTTCACTAAAGACTCTAAGCGCGTAACTAATGATCCAATGGAGGCGCATTACATCGGCTTCAATATGTGGGTCAAGGCGGTTGAGAAAGCAGGTACGACTGATGCTGATGCGGTACAAAAAGCGATAATCGGTATGAAATTCCCTAACTTAACGGGCGGTGTTGCGCAAATGTTACCGAATCATCATATTAGCAAGCCAGTGCTAATTGGTGAAATTCAGGAAGACGGTCAATTATTAACCGTATGGCAAACCAATACTTTAATAAAAGGGGATGCCTGGTCTGACTTTTTACCGGAAAGTAAGCCAATCATTGCTGATTGGACGGCACCTATTAATTGCGGTAATTACAATACCAATACTAAAAAGTGTTCTGGTCAGAAATTCTAG